TTCTATATAGACAATCTctattttaattcattttctgAAGAGGGAtgtttccttagtgtccctccggactggcccaggaaacaaaatactgatgggttgtgcactccttccagcaggtagcGACAGAATTCTGACTCTgatgagagccaataagagccctagcTAGCTATAGTAAgatccagtattctcagtctccagcaggttgaaggtggtgagccctttagtctcttACTCTTATTTCATTGTTCAGTGTTTTCTACCTTTATTTCTGTTAATGTTTATATtgcttctctttttccttctgtgcaacattaaaaaaaaagggcaagTTTTATTTACTTTAGAGGCTGAGACCCACAGGGGTTCTCTTATAGCCTCGGGGGTGCAACATTCGggtggctgggtccctccccccacAACTTCCTCCCAACTTATTGTTTAGTGCTCtttgttacaaaaaaaacaaacaacaattaAGCACTAACCTCAGCCCCTTAAAGGGAAGGATGTTCTGAGGGCGAGAGACAGCCACATTGCTTTACTGAGGTAAAGCAGCTCAGTTTTTAGGTTTGCCGCATCTGTTATTGCAGTGGTAAttacttttctttctcttccGGAGCTCTTTTTCTTGtgttcaaaaaaaataaaaaggcacgCTCTGCAATTATGGCGGAGAAGTTGAGGTGCAGTGGGACGTACCAGATGCTATTTTTAATCATTCCAGGTCCATGATACGGTTATACCCTGTACCGGATTCAGATAAGGCTTTTCTTAAGCCTCCTGTAGTTGATGCCATGGTTTCTGCGGTTACTGAACGCAATactgcagaagcggagccaggttgacggcacggggggagcgagagtggacttccgtttgggggagcggctgctcccctggcacccccccccctggctacgccactgcaatacTGTCCCTGTTGATGGTGGCATAGCTCTGAAATATGTACAAGATAGGCATATGGAGTCTCTTTTAAAATCTTCCTTTGATGTCTCTGTGCTGGCAGTGCAAGCAGCTATCTGTGGTTCGTTAGTATCatttgtgtccagggaagggtaatttgtattgtgtttggcaccccagtcattttgaaatgttggcacctaagtAGGGAGCAAAGGAAGGCTGAAGAAGAAAATGTGTGGGAGGGGGTAAGAGcaggaagacaaaaaaaaagtaactactattaaaaaaaaaaaatctactctaCTCTCGTCCCTCTTCTTCTGTTGCCCCTGTTCACTCCTTCCCTGGATTCACAGTTGCACTTTATTGtatacaaattaagccctggagTATAGGGCAAATAAAAACGAGGAGTGGTGTGGATTTAATCTCACTGCCCAAAAGCTTACTGTCCATAAGGAGAAGTGACAGCAACAACAAGACAGAAGGACATGAGTTGGGTAATGATAGGGTAGTCAGTAGGGTGGCAACAGCAGCAACAGAAGTCCCATCAGATAGAAcagtctcctcttttttttttttttttacttttgttgtaaaccacttagatgttAATACTATTTGTGATCGAATAAAGATGAACTATGAACTCCAGGAGAGCTGTATTCTGTTCCCAACTCTAGTGGAATCTGGTATGAACACTGATTCTAttcctttggtttttttttgtagatCCTGCATCGTATTCCCCTCAAGTGACAACCCAGCCTCTCTTGGGCAAGATTACAGCTTCCACCTTCTCCCTGGAACAGCCTTTGTGCATCTTTGACCAAGCGCAAAACAATGATATATGGCTGCTTGTTGCCTACACTAGTGGTATGTATAGGTGGCAGAGGGCCTGTGAATTCAGATGACGGTGATCTACCTGTTTCCTTATGCATGGGGCTGGAGTTTCTGAAACTGCATTGGAATCTTGTTTGAAATTCAGAAACAAGTCTTCTATCCATGGATTTCCACTGATATTAACTGCCACAAGCGACAGTATCCCATAGTGCCAAGGCAGCGTGGTTAGCTGTttggatagcagctgaatatcgccTCTATAAGGGCAAccgctagagaatgacacagaaacaaagtttgtcccccatccccgcaggctctgtcctcatctgcagaagcctcaaacacttatgattttatatttaaatatttttattaaagtataaaaaaaacCTATTCTGTGTAACTGtcgtttataaatcacaaatagaaaacaataacaatgagcaactgtaataacccccccccccccgccccatctAACCTTCCAACCCCCAAAATTGCTGATTTCTACTACTCCAGGGAagcctaatccaccctgttaaaatgtacaaaatacaaccctctctgtatgccctagtgggggatAAATATGGCGTACGAAGCACTGTTATGACTTtcttaaatctgtggatgaataatacgtcatgaacaatctcaggattcagtctctctctcccgtcttccacagtcctttctgCAACAGAAaacgtcttcttagaagatgtgcaggAATCTCCTGTGCAAagtttgccagttgtggccagtacttttgcttgtttgttttccaaAGAATCAAAACGTCATCTGCATCACTTGAACATTAactgtccagttcattaacagccttcaaagtacaGAATGAcccggggacaaagtttgtccccgtccccataggCTGTGCCCGTCCCatcctgtccccatgtcattctctagcacctgcatttacacacCACTTACACCCAAAAATGTACAGACTCTTGGCACTTGTGTGTGTGAGTTGTGGCAGCAAGTGACTAAGCACGAATCTGTACAGGCGTGAATAAGTGGCATTCATCGTAAATATAAGGGAGAGAGCATGGAAGAGGCAAGGGCGGTGCTCCCACttacacaacttacagaatactgtaggttACAGTTGTTCTTTCTCATTTCAGAGCCCACAATTACATGAGGTTTATAAAACACTGGGGCACTGGCTTCCACCTAGAATCACAACAAACCTTTAATACTgaactaaataataataatctaatcTGCCATGTGCTGCAATTGAGAGCAGGCAGGAAAACAAAACTATGACTTCATCAGTCCTACCTGACAGCATTAGTGGTGATCGTAGGCCAATACAGCTTGTTCTGTTCGGAGTAGAAGAGGGctggtaatttttaaaatatttgaattaTATATTACAAgttcctaataaaataaatagtctTGAGAAAACAAGCAGGAAGAGTTCCATAGTGAGAAAAGACAAGCTGCTCCCTCCATTGACTCAGTAAATCCCGATCAAGGATGGGCCACGTGTGTCCAATACAGAATGGGCTGGTCTATGGGTGCCCTCCCATCTCATGCTACAGACACAGTAAATTCTACACGATTTTATCTGTCTATTCAGATGGCAGAATAGAAAAGGGTAGTCTGAACCTCTACAAGCCAGGATGTCCAAACAAACAAGCAGAGGCCGACATGAAACCACAAGTGCATTTGATCTTttgttagattcttgatatactgccgtcTATTGTACAACCAAAGTGGCTTTACAACTTACATAgtattgtatttttgttacatttgtaccccacgctttcccactcatggcaggctcaatgcggcaggcaatggagggttaagtgacttgcccagagtcacaaggagctgcctgtgcctgaagtgggaatcaaactcagttcctcaaagtccaccaccctaaccactaggccactcctccactgttgctactatttgagattctacatggaatgttgctattccactagcaacattccatgtagaagtcggcccttgcagatcaccaatgtggccacgcaggcttctgcttctgtgagtctgacgccctgcacgtacgtgcaggacgtcagactcaccgaaacagaagcctgcgcagccttctacatagaatgttgctagtggaatagcaacattccatgtagaatctccaatagtagcaacattccatgtagaatctccaatagtagcaacattccatgtagaagtcggcccttgcagatcaccaatgtggccgcgcaggcttctaaatggaatgttgctagtggaatagcaacattccatgtagaacctccaatagtagcaacattccacatagaacctccaatagtagcaacattccatgtagaatctccaatagtagcaacattccatgtagaatctccaatagtatctattttatttttgttacatttgtaccctgcgctttcccactcatggcaggctcaatgcggaaggcaatggagggttaagtgacttgcccagagtcacaaggagctgcctgtgctgggaatcaaactcagttcctcaggaccaaagtccaccaccctaaccactaggccactcctccactcagaggtattttctctgtccttagGTGTGGTGCCGACCCATGGCCACGTCATGATTTaactgtattgtttttattttattgtgtggTCATATAAAATGTACTTGTATATTATATTCTTTATGCTACCCAGTGGTTTTGCGTAGACCACCTATTTGGATGTCAGAAAGAGAAATCACATATCATAGCCCTATTCAGGAGCCAGAGAACTCCTCACTTATAAATGTTATGGACAGAGGTAATGAAGGGTAGCTACACATGTCTtacttttattcatttatttacatTTCGGTTACAGTGCCAGTCCACATAACAGTTCTGGCTGAATCTGGTGACTCTTATTTCTTGAAAGCATTCATTAAAACCCACAGAAGTTCTTTATTCAAAACTTAGAATTCGAAGCCTGAAGTCTTAGAACAAATGATAATTTCTACACTTCTTTTGGTAACTCAGTGCGTCCTCTCTTCATTGTCCTGCAGCAATATCGAGCATTTCTCAGCCACCCACTACTTCCCCTTATTCCAGTTTTGCAAAGAACTTATTCTACACAACGCTGAAGACCAAGCCAAGAAACTACCCATGTGAGGATACTGTTAACAGTGCAAGAGTTCTCCGTGTTGGAGAGGACACATCGTGTGTTAATGACCTGGCTCTGCAAGATTGTAATGGACCTTTACCTTCCAGTGGTCCTTATAGGTAAGTCCTCACACTTTCATCGAGCCATGTTCTAAGTTGGTTGTTGAAAGGACAACAGTTAAGTCAAGAAGTCAATTTCAAAAATAACATcagggctattctataagctggtgcCTAGATGTGCCTGCCAGTTGGGCACGGCAAAAGTGCCATTGATTGACAGGTGCCTATGTacgttaggtgctattctataaggtagcacctaagtgccatgcacctaactgcaaggggaTGTACACCTGGGTGAAACATAGGTGTTTTTCCTAGTTATGTGCATAGTTTAGAGAATACTACAAATTATGAGCATCACTTGATGCACTTAGACATGCTAGCATACGAAAGTGCAGCACCATTAcgcaagaaactacactggctcccactgaaggaacgtgtcacctttaaaatatgcacattagtgcataaaatcattcacggtgaagcccctgcatacatgtccgacttggtagacctgccacccagaaacgccaaaaaatcatccagaacattcctcaacctccacttccctaagtgcaaaggcataaagtataaaggactacatgcttcaaccttctcctacaagagcacgcaactctggaacgcactaccccgcggcctgagagcggtctagGAGTTGATAGACTTCcacaaacgattgaagacctatctctttgacaaaacataccgcaaggatcaatacatataaatcccatatacatcataacAATGCCACAAGATATTACCCCACGTACTCCACGTCCCTGTACTCTCCCACTCaacatctacccacagataaaaactgtctaccccatcgctcacttgctattattcgatcagcgtAGTAAGTCCCCTACACCATATCCTTTAGTTTCCACGCCCCAAAGGCGACTGATCCGACCCTGTCTTCCTTTATctgttcacaatgtaacccataatcgtaaagtaatgtaagaaactgtatttccatcatttacaaagtattgtaagccacactgagcccgcaaataggtgggaaaatgtgggatacaaatgcaactaaataaataaatgcctgccattgacattgCGTAAGAGAGTCACTTAAGCATAGGCATACCAATGCCAGCCTACACTAGTATTCTTAACAGAATCTTGCACCAAGATGCTGTTATCGAATTGATGCTAAGCGCATGGCATTAGAGGTACCTAAACTGAGGCCTCAATGTTATAGAAGTACCCCAGGAATATCTAACACAAGCAGAAATTTCTGTCATTGGAGGCTTTCAAAAGTAGGATAGACAAATACATATATAGATGGGTTCTTTAGCTACTAGCATGGAGCTGGATGAAATAATTTCTTGAGATGCCTTAatcccatttattttatttaaaaatttctaaacCACCTACAACTAGGTAGGTAACAAAATCAACATACACAATTACAATAGAACAAATACATAGATGAACAAAATAATACAGTATTCCTGCTGATTTGTAAATAATTCTAAACATGATCAAATAGGTATGTTTTAAATAATTTAACAAATTGAGCCGTACCACTACATAGTCTCAGGTAATCCGGCAATCTGTTCTAAATCTGTGGTCCTACTATTGAAAACGCTGATTTCCATGCATtggcataagtacgtaagtattgccatactcagggccggtcctagggtctctggcgcccccctgcagacgatGAGTTGGCACCCGTGCGCCCCCCCTCTGGCGCCCGcgcgcccccgcccccccagcatctcctttctctcttctcccaccctgcccctgtccagcgattctccttcatcCGAATcacccccatcccccgccgccctttgtgagttcgttctgcagtcccgccctcgaggaaatgtcagaaggcgggactgcagaacgaactcacgaagggagggaaggctagagacggggcagggctttcaaatgatgcggctgctggaacggaggtaaattaaaagatGTAAAGCACCAAGAGCGGCGCAGcgccgcccttgaaggcaggcgcccccctgcggcgcttaccgggtttgaccggccctggccatactgggacagaccacaggtccatgaagcccagcatcctgtttccaacagtggccaatccaagatcACAAATacttgtcaagatcccaaaaaagtataaaacattttattctgcttatcctagaaataagcagtggatattccctaagtccattttaataacggtctatggactgtttaaaaaaggtttggacagcttcctaaaggaaatggacttttcctttaggaagccgttcaatccttttttaaacagcgttaagctaaccgcctttaccacattctctggcaacgaattccagagtttaattacacgttgagtgaagaaatattttctccgattcgttttaaatttactactttgtagcttcattgcatgccccctaatcctagtaaagagtaaacagacgcttcacgtctaccctttccacaccattcattattttgtagacctctatcatatctcccctcagccgtcttttttccaagctgaagagccctagccactttagccttttctcatagggaagtcgtcccatcccctttatcggcaggcggcaggcaagagagtaatccagatgcaggcgaaagtcagcagggaaaagtccattgaacattattaagaattaagttgttgtttttttttttttttgggggggggggggggttgccgagttcttgaagcctggattggccactgttggagacaggatgctgggcttgatggacccttggtcttttcccagtatggcggtgcttacaTACttatgtcacccttctctgcaccttttctaattccactatatcttttttgagatgcagtgaccagaactgaacacaatattcaagatgcggtcacaccatggagcgatacaaaggcattataacgtcctcatttttgttttccattcctttcctaataatacctaacattctatttgctttcttagccaccgcagcacactgagcagaaggtttcaatgtatcatcaacgacgacaccgagatccctttcttggtcgatgactcctaacgtggaaccttgcattacgtatctataatttgggttcctctttcctacatgtctcactttgcacgtgctcacattaaacatcatctgccatttagacgcccagtctcccaaggtcctcttgtaatttttcacatcctcttccgatttaacaactttgaataactttgtgtcaacagcaaatttaactacctcactagttactcccatgcctaggtcatttataaatatgttaaaaagcagcagtcccaacagaccatgtaaccctactctctgttttctatcttttaaccagtttttaatccacaataggacactacctcctatcccatgactctccaatttcctctgaagtctttcatgaggtactttgtcaaatgccatttgaaaatccagatacacaatattgaccagctcacctttatcctcatgtttgttcaccccttcaaagaaatgaaatagattggtgaggcaaaattacccttcactaaatccatgttggcgttGTCTCACATTATTATGGGGTGCATTATAACGGGGTTCCAttttatctgtatataatatttaaaccactttgactaaccacagaaaggcagtatatcaagtcccatccccataTGGATTGATTACAGGAAGCTTAATCCTTTTGAGATAAAtatctgacccctgatgcaggcaatacGCCGAAACAGGGTGGGTCCTGTAATAAAAGGTTGCTTCCTCCGACCCTCATACTTTGCCTCTTTGTTCCATCTGCACTGTTTGGTTTAACTTTGGAGGTCAAACAATCAGAGTTACTTGTACACCAGGATGAATCACTCCTGTGACAGCAGGCATCTTCTTTTACCCAACAGTCAAAACACCCTACCTCCCTGCCTCATTCACATCCTCCCAGCCCTAATAAATCAGGATATAGTGGCACAGGGCTGGCCTTAATTCTGACCTTTTAACTCCCAGCTTCATAGAGTCTGAAGCTGCTGGtcttaaaaaccacagaaaaggagATAATTTGCCTAACCTGTCCTCAAAGCCTCTTTAGAAAAATATAGAAGTTTAAAATTGGATGTATCATGCACTTTTAACCGTAATGCCTTACCAGACATTAACAGCTGAAAGCACTGCAGATAGGCAGTACAGATCAGTAGAATTGATGACAGGAATAGGAAATGGATTGGCCAAAATCTgaatttaaatcattttaaagagATCCTGGATGTCAGGAGAAAATATGTTCCATCGATGAGGTGTGACGAGAGAAGGCCTTATTGGACATGAACAGTGGGACTAATGAAGTATCCCTGCCTGTCCTTGGAGCCAGGAAGGGAtttgggatttagctcacacctttttcagttgtagctcaaggcaagttacatttagaCATGCTTTCTGGGACATTTGGGAGGGGTTAAATATAATAGCCAAAGATGTCACCCAGGGTTTAATATATCTGACCAAAGGAAACTAGAAGGGCAAAGTCAGGAACTGCCCATCATACAAATGTTCTATTTCTTATACATTTCTTCTAAGAATTCATTGCATACCATTTTTGGATAAAGGATGTTGAGCTAAGTAGTTTCAATCTGAAGCCATAGGGGCTActcttaatttcttttttttaattttgaacaaATGACTTTTTTAAGCCAGCTGAAAATAGAGAGAAAATGATCCATGGAGAACAGTCAAAGACTCAGTAACTTTAACAAAAACTGATGTCTGGCAAATGTAATAATATATCTCTGTAAAGAATAGCAAACCTTGGAGAACTGCAGTATACAGCTCTTCTGATCAGCTGCAGCAACCTCCCATTCTTACGTTTAAGATTACGGTGAACGCCAACCCTACATTAACCGTAGATCCACAACAACCTGTAACATTTTCTGCCAGCTTCAAACGGTCAATGATTTTGTGTTCCTTTCTGCTCTTGTTTTTGTCTTTCAGTGTGAAGTTTCTGGTGCAAGATCCTACCAGCAAAGCAATCATACAAGAGACAGGATGGTCCCAGCCAATTACACTGCAGAGAGGTAATGTAGAACtggggggtgaaggggaggatatAAATGTGATGTGTTGTTTTTACTTTTCTGATGGCAAGCCTGCTCCTTCAGCAGCATCTGATCCCGAAAATAAAACAGTAGATTACTGAGCGGGAGGGTAGAAACCAACTATGCTGCTCATATGAACATGTCTCCCGTTGATTGgacccagcaaaagcaagggccCACTGTTAGAATCTGGCAAGGAAGCTTTTCAGAAAAAGTTGCTCCCACACCTCACAAATATGTGACAGTGCTTCCCTAATAAATTCACAAGGAACCCCAGCCTGCTGAATTGTCCTGGGATGTCCATGattaataccgtgtttccccgaaaatatgacacagtcttatattaatttttgccccccaaaatgcgctaggtcttattttcaggggctgtcttatttttcggggaaacatcggggttgcatcggggttggcccgcccgccctccgttgctcccggaactaatCTTAAACGTCTCCTTccaccttcgcagcagcagggcaggccactccttccttccgtgtcccgccctcgcctgatgtaacgtcctcgagggcggggcacggaaggaaggagaggtctgccctgctgctgcttgctgcgaaggtgaaaggaggcgtttaaggttagttccgggagcgacggagggtgggtggaggggggggcctggcgacctcgggtgggggggcggccttgtccggctctcggcggccctgctttcaaacaaaaattttgctaggtcttactttcaggggaggccttatatctaccaattcaggaaaacctctactaggccTTATTTtctggggatgtcttactttcggggaaacagggtatgagatacattttcatacaatggaagcaggacTTACAAATCCCTCATGTATGAAGTCGGTTATGGATATCCTTCAAAGTTGACCGAGTCGAGGTCCTTGTGAAAAAAATTTGTATTGACCTGCAGCTTTAAATTGGGGCTATATCTTATTTCTTGCATGGAAAGCCTTAGCTCTCAGCCCTGGTTTTCAGGCTATTCATAATGATTGTGTATGACATATATTTGCATAGATAAGCCTAGTATACAAATATACCTTGTAGATATTGGGCCTAATATTTAAAaatcagttgtagctcaaggcaagttacattcaggcatgCCGTCTGGGATGGGGCTTTAAGAAGGGGAAAACATAACAGCCAGAGATGTTACTAGGGATTCAGTGTTATcatctaaagcaggggttctcagtccagtccttgggacacaccaagccagtctcaTTTTCAAGATACAATtttatctcatccatattcaatgtgggtttcctgaaaacctgactggctcagtATGTCCAGAGGACTTCGAGAACCTCTGGTCTAAAGCTTGCCTGCATAAAACCAGatgggcacttaaaaaaaaaatttaaaggggCATGTTTGGGACTTTCCAGGGGTGGTGCACACTATAGGGCATGTTTGGGACTTTCCAGGGGTGGTGCACACTATACATataaatgcgtgggataaacataaaggaatcctgttcagaaggaatggatcctcagaagcttaaccgagattgggtggccgagccggtggtgggaggcggggatagtgctgggtagacttataaggtctatgccagagctggtggtgggaggcggggctggtggttgggaggtggggctagtgctgggtagacttataaggtctatgccagagctggtggtgggaggcggggctggtggttgggaggtggggctagtgctgggtagacttataaggtctatgccagagccggtggtgggaggcggagctagtgctgggtagacttataaggtctataccagagctggtggtgggaggcggggctggtggttgggaggcggggatagtgctgggcagacttctacgatctgtgccctga
This sequence is a window from Microcaecilia unicolor chromosome 13, aMicUni1.1, whole genome shotgun sequence. Protein-coding genes within it:
- the UPK3B gene encoding uroplakin-3b isoform X1; amino-acid sequence: MKLSLVLLLLAAISTTTALDPASYSPQVTTQPLLGKITASTFSLEQPLCIFDQAQNNDIWLLVAYTSAISSISQPPTTSPYSSFAKNLFYTTLKTKPRNYPCEDTVNSARVLRVGEDTSCVNDLALQDCNGPLPSSGPYSVKFLVQDPTSKAIIQETGWSQPITLQRAKDPSHLDTFPGRRSGGMIVITSILSVLLAILLLCFIAALIYGCRRFCWRKEMVNKDQLASEPYRIKNYNTHHMQVPM
- the UPK3B gene encoding uroplakin-3b isoform X2 — its product is MKLSLVLLLLAAISTTTALAISSISQPPTTSPYSSFAKNLFYTTLKTKPRNYPCEDTVNSARVLRVGEDTSCVNDLALQDCNGPLPSSGPYSVKFLVQDPTSKAIIQETGWSQPITLQRAKDPSHLDTFPGRRSGGMIVITSILSVLLAILLLCFIAALIYGCRRFCWRKEMVNKDQLASEPYRIKNYNTHHMQVPM